A window of the Besnoitia besnoiti strain Bb-Ger1 chromosome VI, whole genome shotgun sequence genome harbors these coding sequences:
- a CDS encoding hypothetical protein (encoded by transcript BESB_066940), whose translation MGPRGARRYSFLLPCVLAIADFHSLSLNAQKDAAQASFSPFFKEGSVHRELLPSSLELLEYVKSRIHARKQPRDSTPNRLFSAEPQVTRTRRRTRDSLKVRDPAKAFSRASYSLRAPTGVSTRDARLSARKEIQQERHLLDQEDRSRLNAVTTEGSDGIFGEELQHLHAPGRLGAEVAYGEKAVEGVHVCTEAETCVTSVDAQKGGILSLLLDGTLARFTQAERDKLRFDVTLITNGPFV comes from the coding sequence ATGGGGCCTCGAGGTGCTCGTCGCTACTCTTTCCTCCTTCCGTGTGTTCTGGCGATTGCTGATTTTCACAGTCTATCGTTGAACGCTCAGAAAGATGCAGCGCAGGCTTCATTCTCTCCCTTTTTCAAAGAAGGCTCCGTACATCGCGAACTTCTCCCGTCCAGCTTGGAGCTGCTCGAGTACGTCAAAAGCCGAATCCACGCGAGAAAGCAGCCAAGAGACTCCACGCCAAACCGTTTGTTTTCCGCTGAACCGCAAGTCACCCGGAcaaggcggaggacgcgtgACAGCTTAAAGGTGCGCGATCCAGCCAAAGCTTTTTCCCGAGCTTCCTATTCGTTGAGGGCGCCGACGGGCGTCTCgacacgcgacgcgcgcctctctgcgcgcaaGGAAATTCAACAAGAAAGGCATCTCCTCGATCAAGAGGACAGAAGCAGGCTCAATGCTGTTACCACAGAGGGCTCGGATGGTATTTTCGGCGAGGAACTTCAACATCTCCACGCGCCTGGACGCCTCGGTGCTGAGGTGGCGTACGGAGAGAAAGCGGTTGAAGGCGTTCACGTGTGCACCGAGGCAGAGACGTGCGTCACTTCGGTGGACGCTCAGAAGGGCGGCATTTTGAGCCTTCTCCTCGACGGAACTCTGGCGCGTTTCACGCAAGCGGAAAGAGACAAACTGCGGTTCGACGTGACGCTCATCACAAACGGCCCTTTCGTGTAG